TGCCGCCGCGGCGGAAATGCCACCCAGCCAGCGGAAAGGCGACGACAGGAGCTGGAACCACCTGGACATCAAGGACGGCGGGAACCAATCCGCGCGGAAGACCGCGAACCAGGAGGCATTGCGCCGGAACGCGGCACGGACTGCCGCAATCCGGACCGCCGCTGCGTTCGCTTGGTCCGCCGCGGCCGCCGGGGGACCATAACGCTGCCGTTCGAAGTCGCCGGTGAGCGATGCAAGCGCGTGCTGGCCGGCGTCGTCGGCGGCTCCCGACGGCGAAGCTGCCGCGGCCGGCCCTCCGAGCGCAACCGAGCTGCTCAATCGGGCCGCGAAATGCCGCGGCGTTTCGCTGGGCACTGGCGGTACACCGTAATCCGTGGCGAGGTCCTCGAGCTCCGCCCATGCCAGGACCGGGCCATCCCGGGGCGGGGCCGGGCCGGCTGTGCCTCCCGAACCGGGCTGCTTGGCCCGTGCCGGCCTCAGGCGCCGAGCCCGGATCCCGGAGCGGACCAGCCGCGGGGAGGCTGCCAATACAGCCAGAAGAAGCACGGCCGCGGTGACGTACAGGATGGTTGCGGAGCCGCCGGCCGTGCCTGATCCGACTCCCGGACCCGCAACGGGCGGTACAGCAGCGGTGCTCGGCGCAGGAGTGGAGGAACCCGGGGTCAGGTTTTCGTCATGGAGGTTGGTGCTCGGGCCGCCCGCTGCGGCAGCCTCGCTCGCGTAGGGCGGAACGACGCCGCGGGAAGGGGTTGGTTCGAAGGCGACCCAACCGACTCCCTCGAAATAGAGCTCGGGCCAGGCGTGGGCGTCGCGGGCATCCACCTGGTACTCCGGCAGGGGCTCCTGTCCGGCCACCGCAACTGTGGCCCCTGTGGCATGGCCCGGCGCGTAACCGACGGCGATGCGGCTCGGGATTCCGTCCAGCCGCGCCATGACGGCCATCGCAGAGGCAAAGTGCACGCAATAGCCGCTCTTCTGCTGCAGGAAATCGGCCAGCACGGACATGCCGTTGCCGTCATAACCGCCCTGGACCGGAGCCTGCAGGGAATAGCTGAACTGGGAGGAGCGCAGATAGTCCTGGATCGCCATCGCCTTCGCATAGTTGCCGTTGGCCCCGGCCGTCACTGACTTGGCGGTGTTCTTCACAATGTCCGGAACATTGCTTGGCAACTGGATGAAATCCTGTGAGATGGACGTGGGCTTGGCGTTGTCCTGGCTTAACGTTGCGGAGGTCACGGACGGCAGCGCCGAATATACCGTGTACTGCTGGTTCCTTGTGGTTCCGTCCTCGCCTCGGATGCTGAGCGTCGCCGGATCCCACGACCAGCGTCCGCTCAGACCGTTGACGGCTGTCGGGGCATAGGGGACCGGCAGATACGGACTGGTGAACTGCCCGGTGTCGACCACCGTCACTTGGCGCACCAGCTCGGACGGGAGCGGGTAGTCCGGCGCCATCCGGCCCGGCCCTACGCGCCGTGAGGCTTCGCGGTCGTCCGGCGCCCAGGTATCGCCGTCGAACTTGTCAATGGTGACCGAGCGCAAGTAGACCGGGGCCGTGGAACTCGTGGCATAGGTAATGCTGCCGTCGCCGGTGGGATTCCGCAGGCTGTTGCCGAGGGTGATCATGGGGTTCAGGCCGTTGGAGACGCCCCAGGGATTCAGCCGCGAACCGACCGGAAACGTCCCGCGCTCGAAGCCCGGAACCGCCAGCGGCAACAGGAGCCCCAGCGCCAGGGCCACGCCACCGATCACCATGGATCGTTTGAGCTGCCCCGTGCCATGGGCGTTGTCGGTCTGCAACCGCGAGTCCGGCGCGAACCACTGGCTGCAACCCAGGATCAGGATGAAGCCGACGGCGGCAGCGAGGAATCCGGGCAGCCCGCCACCTTGCGGTTTGATGGTCGCCGGGAACACGAGGACAACCAGCAGGCCCAAGCCGCTCGTCGCAGGCATCCCGAGCGGGACCGCCAGGGTGTCGACGAGGACAGCAACCACGCCCAGGGCCGCGCAGGCGACGAACACGATTCCTGCGTTCGGCGAGACGGGTGCCGTCTCCGAGACCACGGTTTCGCCGGCCCGTTTGAGGAACTGACCCAGCGTGTCAAGGGTCGCGCCGGAGGGAATGAAGCCCGCGATGCTTTCCGGCCGGAAGAACGTGAAGTCGAGGATAAACACCAAGGCGAGCAGGCCGCCCAAAGTGGTGAGCACAGGGTGGACCCTCAAGGCGCGAAGGACGGCCAG
This genomic interval from Arthrobacter sp. FW306-2-2C-D06B contains the following:
- a CDS encoding transglutaminase TgpA family protein, which gives rise to MSAAIAVAVLGASLSLNGVFRGWAWLVPAITTVFVVGLTLAVLRALRVHPVLTTLGGLLALVFILDFTFFRPESIAGFIPSGATLDTLGQFLKRAGETVVSETAPVSPNAGIVFVACAALGVVAVLVDTLAVPLGMPATSGLGLLVVLVFPATIKPQGGGLPGFLAAAVGFILILGCSQWFAPDSRLQTDNAHGTGQLKRSMVIGGVALALGLLLPLAVPGFERGTFPVGSRLNPWGVSNGLNPMITLGNSLRNPTGDGSITYATSSTAPVYLRSVTIDKFDGDTWAPDDREASRRVGPGRMAPDYPLPSELVRQVTVVDTGQFTSPYLPVPYAPTAVNGLSGRWSWDPATLSIRGEDGTTRNQQYTVYSALPSVTSATLSQDNAKPTSISQDFIQLPSNVPDIVKNTAKSVTAGANGNYAKAMAIQDYLRSSQFSYSLQAPVQGGYDGNGMSVLADFLQQKSGYCVHFASAMAVMARLDGIPSRIAVGYAPGHATGATVAVAGQEPLPEYQVDARDAHAWPELYFEGVGWVAFEPTPSRGVVPPYASEAAAAGGPSTNLHDENLTPGSSTPAPSTAAVPPVAGPGVGSGTAGGSATILYVTAAVLLLAVLAASPRLVRSGIRARRLRPARAKQPGSGGTAGPAPPRDGPVLAWAELEDLATDYGVPPVPSETPRHFAARLSSSVALGGPAAAASPSGAADDAGQHALASLTGDFERQRYGPPAAAADQANAAAVRIAAVRAAFRRNASWFAVFRADWFPPSLMSRWFQLLSSPFRWLGGISAAAARRAAASVQRLFGSIRWRR